The following coding sequences are from one Paenibacillus tundrae window:
- a CDS encoding winged helix-turn-helix transcriptional regulator has product MCPRFETAFSFLGKRWNGLIIQTLMSGSKRFKDISNLIPSMSDKMLSERMKDLESEGILIRHVYPETPVRIEYELTEKGKALQPVMNQIQDWAEHWVD; this is encoded by the coding sequence ATGTGTCCGCGTTTTGAAACCGCGTTTTCCTTTTTGGGTAAACGTTGGAACGGTCTAATTATTCAAACGTTGATGAGTGGGTCTAAGCGATTTAAGGATATTTCCAACCTCATTCCATCAATGAGTGACAAGATGTTATCCGAGCGGATGAAGGATCTGGAAAGTGAAGGCATTCTAATCCGTCATGTGTATCCAGAGACGCCGGTTCGTATTGAATACGAGTTGACAGAGAAAGGTAAGGCGCTTCAGCCGGTTATGAATCAAATTCAGGACTGGGCAGAGCATTGGGTTGACTGA
- a CDS encoding ThuA domain-containing protein, with protein MINVTIWNEFVHEKIHDEVREVYPDGLHRALADGLGGEGFVIRTATLDQPEHGLSDEVLNSTDVLIWWGHMAHDRVSDEVSQKVTQRVLNGMGLIVLHSGHFSKPFKALMGTSCDLKWRVADEQEIVWCVNPSHPIADGIQDKIVLEKEEMYGEFFDIPVPDELVFVSNFQGGEVFRSGCTFRRGEGKIFYFRPGHETYPTYYKPEILRVISNAVKWAYPARSFKPEFGKSEPVRPFGGVLV; from the coding sequence ATGATCAACGTCACCATTTGGAATGAATTTGTCCATGAGAAAATTCACGATGAAGTTAGAGAAGTCTACCCAGACGGTCTCCATAGAGCATTGGCTGACGGACTTGGCGGCGAAGGTTTTGTGATTCGAACAGCTACACTGGATCAGCCTGAACACGGGTTAAGTGATGAGGTGCTGAATTCCACGGATGTGCTTATATGGTGGGGACATATGGCACATGATCGCGTAAGCGATGAAGTTTCGCAGAAGGTAACACAGCGCGTGTTAAACGGCATGGGACTGATCGTGCTACACTCCGGTCACTTCTCCAAACCGTTTAAAGCACTGATGGGCACAAGCTGCGATCTGAAATGGCGTGTAGCTGACGAGCAGGAGATCGTATGGTGTGTCAATCCATCCCATCCGATTGCGGACGGCATCCAAGATAAGATTGTATTGGAAAAAGAAGAAATGTACGGAGAATTCTTCGATATTCCAGTACCGGATGAACTGGTATTTGTGAGTAATTTCCAGGGTGGAGAGGTATTCAGGAGCGGATGCACGTTCCGACGCGGCGAAGGTAAGATCTTTTATTTCCGACCAGGCCATGAGACATACCCGACCTATTACAAACCGGAAATTTTAAGAGTGATCAGCAATGCAGTGAAATGGGCATACCCTGCCCGTAGCTTCAAGCCGGAATTCGGTAAGAGCGAACCTGTAAGACCATTTGGTGGCGTGCTGGTCTAA
- a CDS encoding sugar phosphate isomerase/epimerase family protein has translation MKLGVFMVLFGGRKLEDALDYVASKGLKAVEIGTGGHPGNAHCNPAELLDNPAALKNFKNAVESRGLMISALSCHGNPLHPQKDIAKGFHDDFVKTVELAEKLEVPVVNTFSGCPGDHEDAKYPNWPVAPWPNDFQEILKWQWENKVIPYWTEWGKFAADRNVKVGLELHGGFSVHTPATLLRLREAAGEVIGANLDPSHMWWQGIDPVQAIHILGREGAIHHFHAKDTTIDPINVNKHGVTDMQDYTNMLDRAWQFRSVGYGHDNKTWADIMSALRLVGYDYVVSIEHEDGLMSVEEGFSKAVQNLQQVLIEEPLGDMWWV, from the coding sequence TTGAAACTCGGCGTATTTATGGTACTATTCGGAGGACGTAAATTAGAAGACGCACTTGATTATGTGGCATCCAAAGGGTTAAAAGCCGTTGAGATTGGTACAGGAGGACACCCAGGGAACGCTCATTGTAATCCAGCAGAATTGCTTGATAATCCAGCTGCACTGAAAAACTTCAAGAATGCAGTGGAATCACGTGGTTTGATGATCAGCGCACTGAGCTGTCACGGTAACCCATTGCATCCACAAAAGGATATTGCTAAAGGATTCCATGATGACTTCGTCAAAACAGTAGAGCTGGCTGAGAAGCTGGAAGTACCTGTAGTAAATACATTCTCCGGCTGTCCAGGTGATCATGAGGATGCTAAATATCCGAACTGGCCTGTTGCACCATGGCCGAATGACTTCCAAGAAATTCTGAAGTGGCAATGGGAGAACAAAGTTATTCCTTACTGGACAGAATGGGGTAAATTCGCCGCAGATCGCAATGTTAAAGTAGGTCTGGAGCTGCACGGCGGATTCTCAGTACACACACCTGCTACATTGCTCAGACTGCGTGAAGCAGCAGGGGAAGTCATTGGAGCTAACCTTGACCCGAGTCATATGTGGTGGCAAGGAATTGATCCTGTACAGGCAATTCACATTCTCGGACGTGAAGGCGCAATCCATCACTTCCATGCGAAAGATACAACCATTGATCCAATCAACGTGAATAAACACGGTGTAACGGATATGCAAGATTATACAAACATGCTGGATCGAGCTTGGCAGTTCCGCTCGGTTGGTTATGGACATGATAACAAAACGTGGGCAGATATTATGAGCGCTCTGCGTCTTGTCGGATATGATTATGTTGTAAGTATTGAACACGAAGACGGTCTGATGTCGGTTGAAGAAGGATTCTCTAAAGCCGTACAGAATCTCCAGCAGGTATTAATTGAAGAACCGCTGGGCGACATGTGGTGGGTTTAG
- a CDS encoding Gfo/Idh/MocA family protein, producing MSKVLNIAIVGCGGIAKGKHMPSLSKQSQGRMVAFCDIVKERAEEAAAEFGVEGAKVYTDYHELLKDESIDVVHVCTPNDSHSVITVAALEAGKHVMCEKPMAKTSEQAKAMLEAAQRTGKKLSIAYQNRFRSDSQYLKQMCEDGELGDIYFGKAIALRRRAVPTWGVFLDEEKQGGGPLIDIGTHALDLTLWLMDNYKPKSVMGSTFHKLGQRENAANAFGPWDPEQFKVEDSAFGFITMQNGATIIIESSWALNVAEFGEAKSLLCGTEGGADMQDGLRINGEKRSRLYETKVDLDAGGVAFYSGSAENEADREARMWLEAIIEDKEPVVKPEQALVVTQILEAIYESAQTGKAVYFES from the coding sequence ATGTCTAAAGTACTTAACATAGCTATTGTTGGTTGTGGCGGTATTGCCAAAGGAAAACATATGCCGAGTCTGTCCAAACAATCTCAGGGTCGAATGGTTGCTTTCTGTGACATTGTGAAAGAACGCGCTGAAGAGGCGGCAGCTGAATTCGGAGTAGAGGGCGCCAAAGTGTACACGGATTATCATGAGTTGCTGAAGGATGAGAGTATTGATGTGGTTCATGTGTGTACGCCGAACGATTCACATTCCGTCATTACTGTAGCCGCTCTGGAAGCTGGTAAACATGTGATGTGTGAGAAACCGATGGCGAAGACGTCTGAACAGGCTAAAGCGATGCTCGAGGCGGCACAACGTACTGGTAAGAAGTTATCGATTGCGTACCAGAACCGCTTCCGCAGCGATAGTCAGTATTTGAAGCAGATGTGTGAGGATGGCGAGTTAGGGGATATTTACTTTGGTAAGGCAATTGCCCTTCGCAGACGGGCTGTTCCAACCTGGGGTGTGTTTTTGGATGAAGAGAAACAGGGTGGCGGTCCATTAATCGATATTGGTACTCACGCACTGGATCTGACACTATGGCTAATGGACAATTACAAACCGAAGAGTGTTATGGGTTCTACCTTCCACAAGCTTGGTCAGCGTGAAAATGCGGCAAATGCTTTTGGACCGTGGGATCCAGAACAATTCAAGGTGGAGGATTCGGCATTCGGTTTTATCACCATGCAGAATGGAGCTACGATCATCATTGAGTCAAGTTGGGCATTGAATGTTGCCGAGTTTGGTGAAGCCAAATCATTGCTGTGTGGTACTGAAGGCGGTGCTGATATGCAGGATGGTTTGCGAATCAATGGTGAGAAGCGAAGCCGGTTGTACGAAACGAAGGTTGATCTGGATGCAGGTGGAGTGGCTTTCTACAGCGGCAGTGCTGAGAATGAAGCAGATCGCGAAGCTAGAATGTGGCTTGAAGCGATTATTGAAGACAAAGAGCCTGTCGTTAAACCAGAGCAAGCTCTTGTTGTAACTCAGATTCTTGAGGCGATCTATGAATCGGCTCAAACCGGAAAAGCCGTTTATTTTGAATCCTAA
- a CDS encoding sugar phosphate isomerase/epimerase family protein, translated as MLKIGLQLYTVRDELERDFKGTLAKIAELGYQGVEFHNFYGHSAEEVRALVNELGLEIVGTHVQYNSLKEDLDAVIAYHKELGNRNLIVPYLSEEQRQWDDVFASLNAIGEKIAAENLVLFYHNHDFEFTAQVEGRPALYAMYETVPASHLQVELDTCWAHAAGYPPTEVIAKYAGRLPLVHWKDMSRSEGRVLTVEFGQGEVDLEAVAVASEQAGAEWLVVEQDECQNPSLLSIENSMNWIRQYAANGGSIHV; from the coding sequence ATGTTGAAGATCGGACTACAGTTATACACCGTACGGGATGAACTGGAACGCGATTTTAAAGGAACGCTTGCTAAGATTGCGGAGCTCGGCTACCAGGGTGTGGAATTCCATAATTTCTATGGACACAGCGCAGAGGAAGTCAGAGCTCTCGTAAATGAACTCGGATTGGAAATTGTAGGTACACATGTGCAATATAATAGCTTGAAAGAAGATTTGGATGCGGTTATCGCTTATCACAAAGAACTTGGCAATCGGAACTTAATCGTGCCTTATTTGTCAGAGGAACAGCGACAGTGGGACGACGTATTTGCTTCGCTGAATGCAATCGGTGAGAAGATCGCAGCAGAGAATCTGGTGCTCTTCTATCACAATCATGATTTTGAATTTACAGCGCAAGTCGAGGGTCGTCCGGCACTGTACGCGATGTACGAGACCGTTCCTGCTTCTCACCTACAGGTAGAGCTGGACACATGTTGGGCGCATGCTGCTGGATATCCACCGACGGAAGTGATTGCGAAGTATGCAGGACGTCTTCCACTGGTGCACTGGAAAGACATGAGCCGCTCAGAAGGGCGGGTGTTAACCGTTGAATTCGGCCAGGGGGAAGTAGACTTGGAAGCGGTTGCTGTAGCCTCAGAGCAGGCTGGAGCTGAATGGCTTGTGGTGGAACAGGATGAATGTCAGAATCCATCATTACTAAGCATTGAGAACAGCATGAACTGGATTCGCCAATATGCCGCTAACGGAGGATCGATCCATGTCTAA
- a CDS encoding Gfo/Idh/MocA family protein codes for MDKMKAGIIGCGNISAIYLENLKKSPVIEVVAVADLVRERAQERADEFNIANVYNVDELLQNKEIELVINLTVPGSHAMTDIAALEAGKHVYAEKPLAISIEDGRKVIELAEEKGLYVGSAPDTFLGSGIQTARQAIEDGLIGKPIAATSFFMGGGPEAWHPNPEFFYMDGGGPMFDMGPYYLTALVTLLGSIRRISSSAGIQIVDRKIGSGPKEGTSLQVQTPTHLAGTIDFNGGAIATMITSFDIRGASDLPRIEIYGTEGTLSVPDPNYFNGEVKLRKYGQDTWETVTPIFESGQNERGLGVNEMVESIRAGRENKASGKLAYHVLEAMHAFQRSSLEGKHILLESNYEYNAATKTDDNQTETVPSTN; via the coding sequence GTGGACAAAATGAAAGCAGGCATCATAGGGTGCGGTAATATTAGCGCCATTTATCTGGAGAATCTGAAGAAAAGTCCCGTCATTGAGGTTGTGGCTGTAGCGGATCTGGTTCGTGAACGCGCACAAGAACGGGCAGATGAATTTAATATCGCAAACGTTTACAATGTAGATGAGTTGCTGCAAAATAAGGAAATTGAGCTTGTCATCAACTTGACTGTTCCTGGAAGTCATGCAATGACGGACATAGCTGCTCTTGAGGCAGGTAAGCATGTGTATGCTGAGAAACCGCTAGCTATTTCTATAGAAGATGGTCGCAAAGTCATTGAACTGGCTGAAGAAAAAGGACTCTATGTTGGCTCAGCACCGGATACATTCCTCGGATCAGGTATTCAGACGGCTCGTCAAGCGATTGAAGACGGCCTGATTGGTAAGCCGATTGCAGCTACTTCCTTCTTCATGGGTGGTGGTCCAGAAGCATGGCATCCGAATCCAGAATTCTTCTATATGGATGGGGGCGGGCCTATGTTTGACATGGGGCCATATTACCTCACAGCCTTAGTAACATTGCTTGGATCCATTCGTAGAATTAGTTCTTCGGCAGGGATTCAGATTGTAGATCGTAAGATTGGTTCTGGTCCTAAGGAAGGTACATCGTTGCAAGTACAAACACCAACGCATCTTGCGGGAACCATTGATTTTAATGGTGGTGCCATTGCAACGATGATTACAAGCTTCGATATTCGGGGCGCTTCAGATCTGCCACGCATTGAAATTTACGGTACAGAAGGCACGCTCAGTGTACCTGACCCGAACTATTTTAATGGAGAAGTGAAGCTTCGCAAATACGGTCAGGATACGTGGGAGACGGTTACACCGATATTTGAAAGTGGTCAAAATGAGCGTGGTCTTGGTGTAAACGAGATGGTTGAGTCCATTCGTGCCGGACGCGAGAACAAAGCAAGTGGCAAACTGGCATACCATGTACTAGAAGCTATGCATGCATTCCAGCGCTCGTCTCTTGAGGGCAAACACATTTTGCTTGAAAGTAACTATGAATACAATGCAGCAACCAAAACAGATGACAATCAGACGGAGACTGTACCATCCACTAATTGA
- a CDS encoding AraC family transcriptional regulator, with protein MPTDHSCQVLTAGFSFHRKPYAMVQPDGVKNYLMRLQTDGRCRARVDGAMSLVDAGDLLIFSPDEPYELKIDNELNPMGERLVESGDYHVFFNGSWVDEWWKRHKRPNRIKVELSESLLTLFRQLVLEQRRISNPYPEIASYYMRILCLESDRLLSEHPTITNTNYVAYEIKSYIEENASSLFKLEDVASSVGISVSRCVHLFKEAFGKSIMQYTLDVRLNMARERIIFSPMTLEHVAESSGFNNYTYFHRVFRSRFGMSPKEFRIIHREQM; from the coding sequence ATGCCGACCGATCATTCCTGCCAGGTTCTCACGGCAGGCTTCTCATTTCACCGTAAACCCTATGCTATGGTACAGCCCGATGGGGTCAAGAACTACTTGATGAGGCTTCAGACGGATGGACGTTGCAGGGCTCGTGTAGATGGTGCTATGTCACTAGTTGATGCGGGCGATCTGCTTATTTTTAGCCCAGACGAACCTTATGAACTGAAAATAGACAATGAGCTTAATCCTATGGGAGAACGTCTCGTCGAGAGTGGAGATTATCATGTCTTCTTCAATGGCTCTTGGGTGGATGAATGGTGGAAACGACACAAACGGCCAAACCGGATTAAGGTGGAACTTTCGGAAAGCCTGCTTACGCTGTTTCGCCAGCTCGTCTTAGAGCAACGCCGGATTTCCAACCCTTATCCCGAGATTGCAAGTTATTATATGCGTATCCTATGCCTCGAGAGCGATCGGCTATTATCTGAACATCCGACCATTACGAATACGAATTATGTAGCTTATGAGATTAAAAGTTATATTGAAGAGAACGCGTCCTCGTTGTTTAAGCTTGAGGATGTTGCTTCTTCTGTGGGGATCAGTGTTTCGCGGTGTGTTCATCTCTTTAAAGAAGCGTTTGGCAAAAGCATTATGCAATATACGCTGGATGTGCGGCTGAACATGGCCAGGGAACGGATTATCTTCAGTCCGATGACCCTGGAACATGTGGCCGAATCCTCCGGTTTTAACAATTATACGTATTTCCACCGTGTATTCCGCTCCCGTTTCGGCATGTCACCTAAGGAGTTTCGCATTATCCATCGGGAGCAGATGTAA